Proteins from one Geomonas agri genomic window:
- a CDS encoding ABC transporter permease, with product MIEGIFVEGLIYGIMVLGVFISFRILDFPDLTVDGSFPLGAALMVQCLLTGMNGWLALLVAFAGGVTAGVVTALIHNHLRVPNLLAGILTMTMLYSVNIRILGNRANVPILDQPTILKQVTEKFTGVIPDDYILLVFFVIVALVVKVALDLFFRTDLGMTLGAMGNNEQMVISQGVNPKTLKTIGVGLSNGLVAISGAFAAQYLGFADVGLGQGIIVSGLASVMIGEFLMLKSNRIGVLTFCALAGSICFYAVMYVGRFYGYVIHMTPSDLNLIKGVLIIVLLIMTQAKKLKVPFKVAK from the coding sequence ATGATCGAAGGTATTTTTGTTGAAGGTTTGATCTATGGCATCATGGTCCTGGGCGTATTCATCTCGTTCAGGATTCTTGATTTTCCGGACCTGACGGTTGACGGGTCCTTCCCCTTGGGGGCGGCGCTCATGGTGCAGTGCCTCCTCACCGGCATGAACGGTTGGCTCGCGCTCCTCGTCGCCTTCGCGGGCGGCGTCACGGCCGGCGTGGTCACCGCCCTCATCCACAACCACCTGAGGGTGCCGAACCTCCTGGCCGGTATCCTCACCATGACCATGCTCTACTCGGTCAACATCCGCATCCTGGGTAACCGCGCCAACGTCCCCATCCTGGATCAGCCGACCATCCTCAAGCAGGTCACCGAGAAGTTCACCGGCGTCATTCCCGACGACTACATCCTGCTGGTGTTCTTCGTGATCGTCGCCCTGGTGGTAAAGGTGGCTCTTGATCTGTTCTTCCGCACCGACCTCGGCATGACCCTGGGCGCAATGGGGAACAACGAGCAGATGGTCATCTCGCAGGGGGTGAACCCCAAGACCCTGAAAACCATCGGCGTCGGCCTCTCCAACGGCCTGGTTGCCATCTCCGGCGCCTTCGCTGCGCAGTACCTCGGTTTCGCAGACGTGGGGCTTGGGCAGGGCATCATCGTTTCCGGCCTCGCTTCCGTCATGATCGGGGAATTCCTGATGCTCAAGAGCAACCGGATCGGCGTCCTTACCTTCTGCGCCCTCGCCGGTTCCATCTGCTTTTATGCCGTGATGTACGTCGGGCGTTTCTACGGCTACGTGATCCACATGACCCCGAGCGACCTGAACCTGATCAAGGGGGTGCTGATCATCGTCCTTCTCATCATGACGCAGGCCAAGAAACTGAAGGTCCCGTTTAAGGTGGCAAAATGA
- a CDS encoding ABC transporter ATP-binding protein produces MIELKNVSIVFGQGTVNENKALNNINLKVKEGDFITIIGSNGAGKSTLFNTIAGTYLPSEGQIFANDKNVTRDPEYKRAKYIGRIFQNPLLGTAGNMSLEDNMTITHKKGMKWLRRSLNNKTREIFRQELVQLRMGLEHRMKENLVMFSGGQRQALTLLMMVLSKPSLILLDEHTAALDPKNAEIVLELTNKFISEYKLTGMMITHNMTHAIEFGNRLLMMDGGEIIFDIEGEAKKALTVEKLIQKFHELRHKTFENDRTLLAED; encoded by the coding sequence ATGATAGAACTTAAGAACGTTTCCATCGTATTTGGCCAGGGGACCGTCAATGAAAACAAGGCCCTGAACAACATCAACCTCAAGGTGAAGGAAGGCGACTTCATCACCATCATCGGCTCCAATGGGGCCGGCAAATCGACCCTGTTCAACACCATCGCCGGGACCTATCTCCCCAGCGAAGGGCAGATCTTCGCCAACGACAAGAACGTCACCCGCGACCCGGAGTACAAGAGGGCGAAGTACATCGGCAGGATCTTCCAGAACCCGCTGCTGGGCACCGCCGGCAACATGAGCCTGGAAGACAACATGACCATCACCCACAAGAAGGGGATGAAGTGGTTGCGTCGCAGTCTGAACAACAAGACCCGCGAGATCTTCCGTCAGGAATTGGTGCAGCTCAGGATGGGGCTCGAGCACCGCATGAAGGAGAACCTGGTCATGTTCTCCGGCGGACAGCGCCAGGCGCTTACCCTGCTCATGATGGTCCTTTCCAAGCCGTCGCTGATCCTGCTCGACGAGCACACTGCGGCGCTTGACCCGAAGAACGCCGAGATCGTGCTGGAGCTGACCAACAAGTTCATCAGCGAGTACAAGCTGACCGGCATGATGATCACCCACAACATGACTCACGCCATCGAATTCGGCAACCGTCTGCTCATGATGGACGGCGGCGAGATCATCTTCGACATCGAGGGTGAAGCGAAGAAGGCTCTCACCGTGGAGAAGCTGATCCAGAAGTTCCACGAGTTGCGTCACAAGACCTTCGAGAACGACCGAACGCTGCTCGCCGAAGACTAG